A stretch of DNA from Hoeflea ulvae:
CGCTGTCCGAGGTGAGCGCCAATGTGGTGACCATCAACGGCGATACCACCGCATTGCGCGCGGCAACCGACGATCTGTCGAGCCGCACCAGCGCCCAGGCTGCTTCTCTGGAGCAGGCGGCGGCCGCGCTGGAAGAAATCACGGCCACCGTCAAGAACACGTCCGAGCGCGCCGATGAGGCCAGAAACAGGGCCAGCGAGGCCAAGCTGTCGACCGACAGGTCGGGCCAGGTGGTGACCGAGGCAATCGACGCCATGGTCCGGATCGAAGACGCTTCCGGCGAGATCTCCAAGATCATCAATGTGATCGACGAAATCTCGTTCCAGACCAATCTGCTGGCGCTCAATGCCGGCGTCGAGGCGGCCCGCGCCGGGGATGCGGGCCGCGGCTTTGCGGTTGTCGCCCATGAGGTGCGGGAACTGGCCAGGCGTGCGGCCGGGTCGGCCAAGGAAATCAAGGTTCTGATCCGCAAATCCAGCGAAGAGGTCAAGTCCGGCGTTTCGCTCGTCCGTCAGGCCGGCGATGCGCTGGGCCAGATCGCCGGCGATGTCGGCGACATCAATCACCAGATCAAGGCCATTGCCATTGCCGCCCACGAACAGGCGAGCGGATTGACGGAGGTCAATTCCGCTTTCAATCAGATGGATTACATGACCCAGCAGAACGCTGCCATGGTGGAGCAGACGACCCGGGTCACGCTCCGCCTGTCCAGCGGCGCCACCTCGCTTGACGAGCTGGTGCACCGGTTCATGCAGCCCGGGGCGGGCAAAACGTCCCGGTTGGCGCAGGAAGTCCGGGACAAAGGGCA
This window harbors:
- a CDS encoding methyl-accepting chemotaxis protein; translation: MPHSRKPSIAVPLLTIICIGVILMAGFRFGGEAGAGSMVLANLLFALAAALLAGLAMAAWFTRSVSRPMAVLTDNLRRLAAGDTGFDIAGETRNDRIGDLARSVAACRDAAIETDRAQHHAEETRAQTARELEQQETEEAAEHRRRRVAGDELAAGLRRLAEGDFSCRIETVFPPVVESLRADFNALVDQFNQTLSEVSANVVTINGDTTALRAATDDLSSRTSAQAASLEQAAAALEEITATVKNTSERADEARNRASEAKLSTDRSGQVVTEAIDAMVRIEDASGEISKIINVIDEISFQTNLLALNAGVEAARAGDAGRGFAVVAHEVRELARRAAGSAKEIKVLIRKSSEEVKSGVSLVRQAGDALGQIAGDVGDINHQIKAIAIAAHEQASGLTEVNSAFNQMDYMTQQNAAMVEQTTRVTLRLSSGATSLDELVHRFMQPGAGKTSRLAQEVRDKGHGPVNLAAAPGAGQSASKLRPGPAESPARHLVRTVGRAYGAGNAAQTQMQDDWEEF